A single window of Nicotiana sylvestris chromosome 3, ASM39365v2, whole genome shotgun sequence DNA harbors:
- the LOC138887774 gene encoding uncharacterized protein, with product MTAPLNLEEGQSIYHPPKFDGKCYWWWKARMHDFIMAEDCELWDVIYDGPFVTIKVLNEFPFSIKKTSGEYAEEDKKAMEKNFHATKILVYGLEPKEYDRVSTCNTAKEIWEALQKAYEGTTQVKQDKSNTDDSSTMAVEGEEIGYDSTLALMAQSDNDEDNDNKEKAIEILRKEKTDLLAETADHRELIAKPLTESKPESSERGKEIVSEEYSRLEDEVKALRCRMSAEIEKNELLQTNLEKVMNDLEKSLKWTWSVESTTTLLTNNSEKGRRVGFPRKKYPYNLHNKSATTSDSWPCTQCGKHSKEGVQAKNQSVPKDKVATKTGSDQKWFMDSGCSKHMTGNTTNVLSLKALQGGSVSFGNGKKGYIFGVGKIEKSLTHSIENVYYVNGLKYSIQSASQICNKGNKVKFLSKICTITDLVTGEIVLVAKRYKNIYVVDFESLQSGNLSCLKAVDDDAEL from the exons ATGACGGCTCCACTAAAtcttgaagaaggtcaatccatATACCACCCACCCAAGTTTGATGGAAAATGCTATTGGTGGTGGAAAGCGAGAATGCATGATTTCATCATGGCTGAGGATTGCGAGCTTTGGGATGTTATCTACGATGGTCCATTTGTTACAATTAAGGTACTAAATGAATTTCCATTTTCAATAAAAAAGACCAGCGGAGAATACGCTGAAGAAGACAAGAAAGCAATGGAGAAGAATTTTCATGCCACGAAAATTCTGGTATATGGTTTGGAACCTAAAGAGTACGATAGAGTATCTACATGCAACACTGCCAAGGAAATATGGGAGGCTTTGCAAAAAGCCTATGagggaactacacaagtaaaGCAAGATAAATCTAATACTGATGATAGTTCTACGATGGCAGTTGAAGGCGAGGAGATTGGATATGACTCAACACTTGCTCTGATGGCTCAATCAGACAATGACGAAGACAATGACAACAaagag AAGGCCATTGAAATTCTTAGAAAAGAAAAGACTGATCTCTTGGCAGAAACTGCTGACCACAGGGAACTAATAGCAAAGCCCTTGACTGAGTCAAAACCTGAAAGCTCTGAAAGAGGAAAGGAGATAGTAAGTGAAGAATATTCTAGGCTTGAAGATGAGGTGAAGGCCTTGAGATGTAGGATGAgtgctgaaattgagaaaaacgagCTCCTCCAAACCAATCTAGAAAAAGTAatgaatgatcttgaaaagtctctaaagtggacctggtccgtAGAGTCTACCACTACCTTGCTCACTAATAACAGTGAAAAAGGGCGGAGAGTAGGGTTTCCAAGGAAGAAATATCCTTACAACCTTCACAATAAGAGCGCCACTACATCTGACAGCTGGCCTTGTACCCAATGTGGGAAGCACTCCAAGGAAGGTGTCCAAGCTAAGAATCAATCAGTCCCAAAAGATAAAGTGGCTACAAAAACT GGAAGTGATCAaaaatggttcatggatagtggatgttcgaaacacatgactgggaacaccacaaacgttctttcactaaaagccctgcaaggagggagtgtatcctttggcaatggcaaAAAGGGGTACATTTTTGGAGTTGGAAAAATTGAGAAGTCACTCACtcactctattgaaaatgtgtactatgtcaatggactTAAGTACAGTATCCAGAGTGCCTCCCAAATTTGCAATAAGGGAAACAAAGTAaagttcttgtccaaaatatgtacaatcACTGACCTTGTGACTGGTGAAATAGTCctggtggccaaaagatacaagaacatctatgttgttgATTTCGAATCCTTGCAGAGTGGTAATCTGAGTTGTCTGAAGGCTGTTGACGATGATGCTGAACTATGA